A section of the Cyanobium sp. ATX 6F1 genome encodes:
- a CDS encoding tetratricopeptide repeat protein: MPLLGPTVLAQAAPAMAENLPPQVREWIDQAKALEDKGSYQEALLLQEKVLQWARANLGGRHPLVATSLHRLGFLNSALGRLVEALPPAEEAVRIRRELAVGNPAFRGDLANSLNNLVIFYMDLGSYAEALRPAEEAVKNYRELATSNPSFRRGLADNLSNLGTGYKELGRSAEALPPSEEAVKIYRELAASNPTLRGDLASGLNNLGVSYQDLGRSAEALPPTEEAVKIRRERAASNPAFRGDLATTINNLGNIYSALGRRAEALPLTEEAVKIRRELADSKPASRGDLAASLNSLGNRYSELGRRAEALPPTEEAVKIRRELAASNPAFRDDLAGSLDNLALRYGELGRRAEALPPNQEAVRIFSELAANNSSFRVNLANSLSNQGTFLADLGRFAEAVPPNEAAVKIRRELALSNPAFRGDLAMSLNNLGNIYSVLGRRAEAMPLTEESLPILRELATTNPAFRGDLASSLSNIGMRYRELGRPSDAQPPMEEALKIRRLLAASNPAFLPDVVKSSFILALYFLDQQQAIKAEPLLREALGSQVLFLQGQLPLLAEVQRQPLLQTFGEGWLVNYSVAGSGGGGAEVALFTRLNRHGLLQDIERRQALLARAPGPQRALSEQLKALTARLSDASLGQPERLALQKERDQLEQQLYRQLPALKPRLVE, from the coding sequence ATGCCGCTTCTGGGGCCAACCGTGTTGGCCCAGGCGGCGCCGGCGATGGCGGAGAACCTGCCGCCCCAAGTACGCGAGTGGATTGACCAAGCGAAGGCATTGGAAGACAAGGGTTCCTACCAGGAGGCCTTGCTGCTACAGGAGAAGGTGCTGCAGTGGGCCAGGGCCAACCTGGGGGGGCGTCACCCTCTCGTCGCGACCAGCCTCCATCGCCTGGGGTTTTTGAACAGCGCACTGGGTCGCCTCGTCGAAGCCTTGCCACCCGCGGAAGAAGCTGTGAGGATTCGCCGCGAGCTGGCGGTCGGCAACCCCGCATTCCGCGGCGATTTAGCCAACAGCCTCAACAACCTAGTCATTTTTTACATGGATTTGGGCAGCTACGCCGAAGCCTTGCGGCCCGCGGAAGAAGCGGTGAAGAACTACCGCGAGCTTGCGACCAGCAACCCTTCCTTTCGTCGCGGTCTTGCTGACAACCTCTCCAACCTGGGCACGGGTTACAAAGAGCTTGGCCGTAGCGCCGAAGCCCTGCCGCCCAGCGAAGAAGCGGTGAAGATCTACCGCGAGCTTGCGGCCAGCAACCCTACCTTACGCGGTGATCTGGCCAGCGGCCTCAACAACCTTGGCGTTAGTTACCAGGACCTGGGCCGCTCCGCCGAAGCCCTGCCTCCCACGGAAGAGGCGGTAAAGATCCGCCGTGAGCGGGCGGCCAGCAACCCGGCTTTCCGTGGCGATCTAGCCACCACCATCAACAACCTGGGCAACATCTACAGCGCGCTGGGCCGCCGCGCCGAAGCCCTGCCGCTCACCGAAGAAGCGGTGAAGATTCGCCGCGAGCTGGCAGACAGCAAACCGGCCTCCCGCGGTGATCTGGCGGCCAGCCTCAACAGTCTGGGCAACCGTTACAGCGAACTGGGCCGCCGCGCCGAAGCCCTGCCGCCCACGGAAGAAGCGGTGAAGATTCGCCGCGAATTGGCGGCCAGCAATCCAGCCTTCCGCGATGATCTGGCCGGCAGCCTTGACAACCTGGCCTTGCGTTATGGAGAGCTCGGCCGCCGCGCCGAAGCCCTGCCGCCCAATCAAGAAGCGGTGAGGATCTTCAGCGAGCTGGCGGCCAACAACTCTTCTTTTCGCGTCAATCTGGCGAATAGCCTCAGCAACCAGGGCACCTTTCTTGCCGACCTAGGCCGCTTCGCCGAAGCTGTGCCGCCCAATGAAGCCGCAGTGAAGATTCGCCGCGAGCTGGCGCTCAGTAATCCTGCTTTCCGCGGTGATCTGGCCATGAGCCTGAATAACCTTGGAAATATTTACAGCGTGCTGGGTCGACGGGCCGAAGCCATGCCACTCACGGAAGAATCGTTGCCAATCCTCCGCGAGTTGGCGACCACCAACCCGGCCTTCCGTGGTGATCTGGCCAGCAGCCTCAGCAACATCGGCATGCGTTACAGAGAGCTGGGTCGCCCTTCCGACGCCCAGCCGCCCATGGAAGAAGCATTGAAGATCCGTCGCTTGCTGGCGGCCAGCAACCCGGCCTTCCTACCGGATGTTGTGAAGTCATCATTCATCCTGGCTCTTTACTTCCTCGATCAGCAACAGGCCATCAAGGCTGAACCCCTGCTGCGCGAAGCGTTGGGCAGCCAGGTGCTGTTTCTGCAAGGCCAATTGCCCTTGCTGGCGGAGGTGCAACGCCAGCCCCTGTTGCAGACCTTCGGAGAGGGTTGGTTGGTGAATTACTCGGTGGCCGGCAGCGGCGGTGGCGGTGCTGAGGTGGCCCTGTTTACCCGGCTGAACCGCCACGGTCTGTTGCAGGACATCGAACGGCGCCAGGCGCTGCTGGCCCG
- a CDS encoding ATP-dependent Clp protease ATP-binding subunit yields the protein MFERFTEKAIKVIMLAQEEARRLGHNFVGTEQILLGLIGEGTGVAAKVLKSMGVNLKDARVEVEKIIGRGSGFVAVEIPFTPRAKRVLELSLEEARQLGHNYIGTEHLLLGLIREGEGVAARVLENLGVDLAKVRTQVIRMLGETAEVTSGGGGGKGSTKTPTLDEFGSNLTQLAADAKLDPVVGRHNEIDRVIQILGRRTKNNPVLIGEPGVGKTAIAEGLAQRIHLGEVPDILEDKRVLTLDIGLLVAGTKYRGEFEERLKKIMEEIRSAGNVILVIDEVHTLIGAGAAEGAIDAANILKPALARGELQCIGATTLDEYRKHIERDAALERRFQPVMVGEPTVADTIEILRGLRERYEQHHRLKISDEAVVAAATLGDRYISDRFLPDKAIDLIDEAGSRVRLLNSKLPPAAKELDKQLRAVQKQKETSVREQDYIKAGELRDKEVELREQIRSILQARRDEEPSGSAAPVLEGEATTSISADVAPAGDAGSAFGGASIDSDGDRIPVVTEEDIAHIVASWTGVPVQKLTESESVKLLNMEETLHQRLIGQDEAVKAVSKAIRRARVGLKNPNRPIASFIFSGPTGVGKTELTKALAAYFFGSEESMIRLDMSEFMERHTVSKLIGSPPGYVGFNEGGQLTEAVRRRPYTVVLFDEIEKAHPDVFNLLLQLLEDGRLTDSKGRTVDFKNTLIIMTSNIGSKVIEKGGGGLGFEFSGAGVEDTNYNRIRSLVNEELKQYFRPEFLNRLDEIIVFRQLSRDEVKLIAEIMLREVFARMQEKGITLSVTEAFKERLVEEGYNPSYGARPLRRAVMRLLEDSLAEEFLTGRLKDGDSALVDVNEEKQVVIRHQTITAPLPELAGASA from the coding sequence ATGTTCGAGCGGTTTACCGAGAAGGCCATCAAGGTGATCATGCTGGCCCAAGAGGAGGCCCGCCGCCTGGGTCACAACTTCGTGGGCACCGAGCAAATCCTGCTGGGCCTGATCGGCGAAGGCACCGGTGTGGCCGCCAAGGTGCTCAAGTCGATGGGGGTCAACCTCAAGGATGCCCGCGTCGAAGTGGAGAAGATTATCGGCCGCGGCTCCGGCTTCGTGGCCGTGGAGATCCCCTTCACGCCCCGGGCCAAGCGTGTGCTGGAGCTCTCCCTCGAGGAGGCCCGCCAGCTGGGCCATAACTACATCGGCACCGAGCACCTGCTGCTGGGGCTGATCCGTGAGGGTGAGGGCGTCGCCGCCCGGGTGCTGGAAAACCTCGGCGTTGACCTGGCCAAGGTGCGCACCCAGGTGATCCGCATGCTCGGCGAGACCGCTGAGGTCACCTCCGGTGGCGGTGGCGGCAAGGGCTCCACCAAGACCCCCACCCTTGATGAATTCGGCAGCAACCTCACCCAGCTGGCGGCTGACGCCAAGCTCGATCCCGTGGTGGGCCGCCACAACGAGATCGACCGGGTGATCCAGATCCTGGGCCGCCGCACCAAGAACAATCCCGTGCTGATCGGCGAACCCGGCGTCGGCAAAACCGCCATTGCTGAGGGGCTGGCCCAGCGCATCCACCTGGGCGAGGTGCCCGACATCCTCGAAGACAAGCGCGTCCTGACCCTTGATATCGGCCTGCTCGTGGCCGGCACCAAATACCGGGGCGAGTTCGAGGAGCGCCTCAAGAAGATCATGGAGGAGATCCGCAGCGCCGGAAATGTGATCCTCGTGATTGACGAGGTGCACACTCTGATCGGTGCCGGCGCCGCCGAGGGGGCGATCGACGCCGCCAACATCCTCAAGCCCGCCCTGGCCCGGGGTGAGCTGCAGTGCATCGGCGCCACCACGCTGGATGAATACCGCAAGCACATCGAGCGGGATGCGGCCCTGGAGCGTCGCTTCCAACCGGTGATGGTGGGCGAACCCACGGTGGCGGACACGATCGAGATTCTGCGCGGTCTGCGTGAGCGCTATGAGCAGCACCACCGGCTCAAGATCAGCGACGAGGCCGTTGTCGCCGCCGCCACCCTGGGCGATCGTTACATCTCCGACCGCTTCCTGCCGGACAAGGCGATCGATCTGATCGATGAGGCCGGCAGCCGTGTGCGCCTGCTCAACTCCAAGCTGCCCCCGGCCGCCAAGGAGCTCGACAAGCAGCTGAGGGCGGTGCAGAAGCAGAAGGAAACCTCCGTCCGCGAGCAGGACTACATCAAGGCCGGCGAGCTGCGTGACAAAGAGGTGGAGCTGCGTGAGCAGATCCGCTCGATCCTTCAGGCCCGCCGTGATGAGGAGCCCAGCGGCTCCGCCGCTCCCGTGCTCGAAGGGGAAGCCACCACTTCCATTTCCGCCGACGTCGCTCCTGCGGGTGATGCGGGCAGCGCCTTCGGCGGAGCGAGCATCGATTCCGACGGCGACCGTATTCCTGTGGTCACTGAGGAAGACATCGCCCATATCGTCGCCTCCTGGACCGGTGTGCCCGTCCAGAAGCTCACCGAGAGCGAATCGGTGAAGCTGCTGAACATGGAGGAGACCCTCCACCAGCGGTTGATCGGTCAGGACGAGGCGGTCAAGGCGGTGTCGAAGGCGATCCGGCGGGCACGGGTGGGGCTCAAGAACCCCAACCGGCCGATCGCCAGTTTCATCTTCTCCGGCCCCACCGGCGTGGGCAAAACCGAGCTCACCAAGGCTCTGGCCGCCTACTTCTTCGGCAGCGAAGAGTCGATGATCCGGCTCGACATGTCGGAGTTCATGGAGCGCCACACGGTCAGCAAGCTGATCGGCTCGCCTCCGGGCTACGTGGGCTTCAACGAAGGCGGCCAGCTCACCGAGGCAGTCCGGCGCCGGCCCTACACCGTGGTGCTGTTCGATGAAATCGAGAAGGCCCACCCGGATGTGTTCAACCTGCTGCTGCAGCTCCTGGAAGATGGTCGCCTGACCGACTCCAAGGGCCGCACGGTGGACTTCAAGAACACCTTGATCATCATGACTTCCAACATCGGCTCGAAGGTGATCGAGAAGGGTGGTGGCGGCCTGGGTTTCGAATTCTCCGGCGCTGGCGTCGAAGACACGAACTACAACCGCATCCGCTCGCTGGTGAACGAGGAGCTCAAGCAGTACTTCCGCCCAGAGTTCCTCAACCGGCTCGATGAGATCATCGTCTTCCGCCAGCTCAGCCGCGACGAAGTGAAGCTGATCGCCGAGATCATGCTGCGGGAGGTGTTCGCGCGCATGCAGGAGAAGGGCATCACCCTTTCCGTCACCGAGGCGTTCAAGGAGCGCCTGGTGGAGGAGGGCTACAACCCCAGCTATGGGGCCCGCCCCCTGCGCCGCGCCGTGATGCGCCTGCTGGAAGACAGCCTGGCCGAGGAGTTCCTCACCGGGCGCCTCAAGGATGGCGACTCCGCCCTGGTGGATGTCAATGAGGAGAAGCAGGTGGTGATCCGCCACCAGACCATCACCGCGCCGCTGCCGGAGCTGGCAGGGGCGAGTGCCTGA
- a CDS encoding GNAT family N-acetyltransferase: MEVRTGELGETHLFACRALDRSALGGFWSEGQWATELADPRRPCLGLWQQDSLVAAACGWLIVDELHITLVAVDPAQRRRGLGRRVLEVLLGRAQALGAERATLEVAADNAAAVGLYGSLGFHTAGRRCHYYRDGRDALIQWRQLGPRAV; this comes from the coding sequence CTGGAGGTTCGAACGGGCGAGCTTGGGGAGACCCACCTGTTCGCCTGCCGTGCCCTCGATCGGTCCGCCCTGGGCGGCTTCTGGAGCGAGGGCCAGTGGGCCACGGAACTGGCCGATCCGCGCCGGCCCTGCCTGGGGCTCTGGCAGCAGGACTCCCTGGTGGCGGCGGCCTGCGGCTGGCTGATCGTCGATGAGCTGCACATCACCCTGGTGGCGGTGGATCCCGCCCAGCGGCGCCGCGGGCTGGGCCGGCGGGTGCTTGAGGTGCTGCTGGGGCGCGCCCAGGCCCTGGGGGCGGAGCGCGCCACTTTGGAGGTGGCCGCTGACAACGCCGCCGCCGTGGGGCTTTACGGGTCGCTGGGATTTCACACCGCTGGCCGACGTTGCCATTACTACCGCGATGGCCGGGATGCTCTGATCCAATGGCGCCAGCTGGGGCCAAGGGCCGTCTGA
- the lysA gene encoding diaminopimelate decarboxylase, translating into MTTAVPGETTVASEQEHAGEAVTTQIVTLSATQAGGRPYEAGRDLLSPNRNLTPITTQLDAEGRLEVGGVALSVLARRYGTPLYVLDEASLRATCRAYREALLEHYPGPSLALYASKANSSLAISALVASEGLGLDAVSAGELLTALEGGMPAERIVFHGNNKSEAELALALVHGVTVVLDNWRDIELLTGLAPAFGASPEEPVPLLLRFTPGIECHTHEYIRTGHLDSKFGFDPDQLEPVLRHLAGCSWARLRGLHAHIGSQIFELQPHQDLAGVMADALALARSLGHPCTDLNVGGGLGIRYVSSDDPPSIQEWVRTVAEAVAAACRERQLELPRLLCEPGRSLVATAGVTLYELGSRKEIAGLRTYLSVDGGMSDNPRPITYQSAYTAVLADRPQAEASETVTLAGKHCESGDVLLKDLALPPAAPGDVLVVFATGAYNASMASNYNRIPRPATVLVGGGLAELVQRREQPEELLRYDLLPERFSPVT; encoded by the coding sequence ATGACCACGGCAGTACCGGGTGAAACGACTGTCGCCAGCGAACAGGAGCATGCCGGTGAAGCCGTGACCACTCAAATCGTGACCTTGAGCGCCACCCAGGCCGGGGGCCGCCCCTATGAGGCCGGCCGAGACCTGCTCAGCCCCAACCGCAACCTCACCCCGATCACCACCCAGCTTGACGCCGAAGGTCGCCTGGAGGTGGGCGGTGTGGCCCTCTCGGTGCTGGCCCGCCGCTACGGCACACCGCTCTACGTGCTCGATGAGGCCAGCCTGCGGGCCACCTGCCGCGCCTACCGCGAAGCCCTGCTCGAGCATTACCCCGGCCCGTCGCTGGCCCTCTACGCCTCCAAGGCCAACAGCAGCCTGGCGATCAGCGCCCTGGTGGCCTCCGAGGGACTGGGGCTCGATGCCGTCTCCGCCGGCGAGCTGCTCACGGCCCTGGAGGGGGGCATGCCCGCCGAGCGCATCGTCTTTCATGGCAACAACAAATCGGAAGCGGAGCTGGCCCTGGCGCTGGTTCACGGTGTCACCGTGGTACTCGACAACTGGCGCGACATCGAACTTCTCACTGGGTTGGCCCCCGCCTTCGGTGCAAGCCCCGAAGAGCCGGTGCCGCTGTTGCTGCGCTTCACCCCCGGCATCGAGTGCCACACCCACGAGTACATCCGCACCGGCCACCTCGACAGCAAGTTCGGCTTCGATCCCGACCAGCTGGAGCCGGTGCTGCGTCACCTGGCGGGTTGTTCCTGGGCTCGCCTGCGGGGGCTTCACGCCCACATCGGCTCCCAGATCTTCGAGCTTCAGCCCCACCAGGACCTGGCCGGGGTGATGGCCGATGCCCTCGCCCTGGCCCGCTCCCTCGGCCACCCCTGCACGGACCTGAACGTGGGCGGCGGCCTGGGCATCCGCTACGTGAGCTCCGATGACCCCCCGTCGATCCAAGAGTGGGTGCGCACCGTGGCCGAAGCGGTGGCGGCGGCCTGCCGCGAACGCCAGCTGGAGTTGCCCCGGCTGCTGTGCGAACCGGGACGCTCCCTGGTGGCCACGGCGGGCGTCACCCTCTACGAGCTGGGCAGCCGCAAGGAGATCGCGGGCCTGCGTACCTACCTGTCGGTGGATGGGGGCATGAGCGACAACCCGCGTCCGATCACCTACCAGTCGGCCTACACCGCCGTGTTGGCCGACCGGCCCCAGGCCGAGGCCAGCGAAACCGTGACCCTGGCGGGCAAGCACTGCGAATCGGGCGACGTGCTCCTCAAGGATCTGGCCCTGCCACCCGCGGCTCCGGGCGATGTGCTGGTGGTCTTCGCCACCGGCGCCTACAACGCCTCGATGGCCTCCAACTACAACCGCATCCCCCGACCGGCGACGGTGCTGGTGGGGGGCGGTCTGGCGGAGCTGGTCCAGCGCCGTGAACAGCCAGAGGAACTGCTGCGCTACGACCTCCTGCCCGAACGGTTCTCGCCGGTAACCTGA
- the cdaA gene encoding diadenylate cyclase CdaA, with amino-acid sequence MIWQHLWDARLLLLDLLFASALGILLLSRVNEPRTLWLLRGYLFLVALAWFVQRYANLPLTSKLVDAVVLACSLALAILWQGELRRLMELLGTGRLDVLFGSNSAQSMGAGTAALLADAAGRLSKARRGALIVLDLGSDLRPEDFLNPGISLDAQLSVDLLLNLFAGDTPLHDGAVLLKDNRIESAGVILPLSRQGENRYGTRHLAALGLTERFDRCLCVVVSEETGTLSLASQGRLERPITSSRLQELLSAALAAATSAKGPAKAATKPPPKGETKAPAKTVSPPAPLAALPGGRSLTPEKPEPRE; translated from the coding sequence GTGATCTGGCAGCACCTCTGGGACGCGCGCCTGCTGCTGCTGGATCTTCTGTTCGCCTCCGCCCTGGGGATTCTGTTGCTGTCGCGGGTCAACGAACCCCGCACCCTCTGGCTGCTGCGCGGCTATCTCTTTCTGGTGGCCCTGGCCTGGTTCGTGCAGCGCTACGCCAACCTCCCGCTCACCAGCAAGCTGGTGGATGCGGTGGTGCTGGCCTGCAGCCTGGCCCTGGCAATCCTCTGGCAGGGGGAGCTGCGTCGGCTCATGGAGTTGCTGGGCACCGGTCGGCTCGATGTGCTGTTCGGCAGCAACAGCGCCCAATCCATGGGCGCCGGCACCGCCGCCCTGCTGGCCGATGCGGCGGGCCGACTCTCGAAAGCGCGCCGGGGTGCCCTGATCGTGCTCGATCTCGGCAGCGACCTTCGCCCGGAAGACTTCCTCAATCCCGGCATCAGCCTCGATGCCCAGCTGTCGGTGGATCTGCTGCTCAACCTCTTCGCCGGTGACACCCCCCTGCACGACGGGGCGGTGCTGCTGAAGGACAACCGCATCGAATCGGCCGGCGTGATCCTGCCGCTCTCGCGCCAGGGTGAGAACCGCTACGGCACCCGCCACCTGGCGGCCCTGGGGCTCACCGAGCGCTTTGACCGCTGCCTCTGCGTGGTGGTCTCCGAGGAGACAGGCACCCTTTCGCTGGCCAGTCAGGGGCGGCTGGAGCGGCCGATCACCAGCAGCCGGCTTCAGGAGCTGCTCAGCGCCGCCCTGGCCGCCGCCACCAGCGCCAAAGGCCCGGCCAAGGCGGCCACCAAACCCCCCCCCAAAGGCGAGACCAAGGCCCCCGCCAAAACAGTGAGTCCCCCGGCACCGCTGGCGGCCCTTCCCGGGGGTCGTAGCCTGACGCCGGAGAAGCCGGAACCCCGCGAATGA
- a CDS encoding isoprenyl transferase produces MSRSLATTEPFSAKGATTELPAQLVLPSVLDPTRLPAHVAVIMDGNGRWARQRGLPRVLGHREGVQALKRTLRLCSDWGIGALTAYAFSTENWNRPGEEVSFLMTLFERVLAREIEALEQEQVRIRFLGDLHQLPTGLQELIADATARTAANTGIHFNVCTNYGGRRELVQAARRLAEQVARGELDPAAIDEETFAAGLHTAGEADPDLLIRTSGEFRISNFLLWQLAYAELHVTDVLWPDFGQDALVAALLDYQGRQRRFGGVDPCP; encoded by the coding sequence ATGAGTCGCTCCCTGGCGACCACCGAACCGTTTTCGGCCAAAGGAGCGACGACCGAGCTCCCGGCCCAGCTGGTGCTGCCCAGCGTTCTGGATCCAACGCGGCTGCCCGCCCACGTGGCCGTGATCATGGATGGCAACGGCCGCTGGGCCCGCCAACGGGGGCTGCCGCGGGTGCTGGGCCACCGGGAAGGGGTGCAGGCGCTCAAGCGCACCCTGCGGCTCTGCAGCGACTGGGGCATCGGGGCGCTCACCGCCTATGCCTTCTCCACCGAAAACTGGAACCGGCCCGGAGAGGAGGTGAGCTTCCTGATGACGCTGTTCGAGCGGGTGCTGGCTCGGGAAATCGAGGCGCTCGAGCAGGAGCAGGTGCGCATCCGCTTTCTTGGGGATCTGCACCAGCTGCCCACGGGCTTGCAGGAGCTGATCGCCGACGCCACCGCCCGCACCGCGGCGAACACCGGCATTCACTTCAATGTCTGCACCAACTACGGCGGCCGCCGCGAGCTGGTGCAGGCCGCCCGCCGGCTGGCGGAGCAGGTGGCCCGGGGCGAACTCGATCCCGCCGCCATTGATGAAGAAACCTTCGCCGCCGGGCTGCACACCGCCGGCGAGGCCGACCCCGATCTGCTGATCCGCACCAGCGGCGAATTCCGCATCAGCAACTTCCTGCTCTGGCAACTGGCCTACGCCGAGCTCCACGTCACCGACGTGCTCTGGCCCGATTTCGGCCAGGACGCCCTGGTGGCCGCCCTGCTGGACTACCAGGGCCGCCAGCGCCGTTTCGGCGGCGTCGACCCCTGCCCCTAG
- the bioB gene encoding biotin synthase BioB, whose translation MDLLFEAQQVHRAANPGYHVQLASLLSVKTGGCEEDCSYCPQSMHHSADVGARPTLAVEPVLERAQAAKDAGAHRFCMGWAWRDIRDGAPFEAMLAMVRGVRELGLEACVTAGMLTDTQAARLAEAGLTAYNHNLDTSPEHYGQIISTRSYQERLETLGRVRAAGIDLCCGGIIGLGESVRDRAGLLQVLSNLDPHPESVPINGLVAVEGTPLEDQASFDPLDLVRMVATARILMPFSRVRLSAGREQMNREAQLLCLLAGADSIFYGDTLLTTSNPAVEADRELLAAAGVKTLEVPPG comes from the coding sequence ATGGATCTGCTGTTCGAGGCCCAGCAGGTGCACCGGGCCGCCAACCCTGGCTACCACGTGCAGCTGGCCTCCCTGCTGAGCGTCAAGACCGGCGGCTGCGAAGAAGACTGCTCCTACTGCCCCCAGTCGATGCACCACAGCGCCGACGTGGGCGCACGGCCCACATTGGCGGTGGAACCCGTGCTGGAACGGGCCCAGGCGGCCAAAGATGCCGGCGCCCACCGCTTCTGCATGGGCTGGGCCTGGCGCGACATCCGCGATGGCGCCCCCTTCGAGGCGATGCTGGCGATGGTGCGGGGGGTGCGGGAGCTGGGGCTGGAGGCCTGCGTCACCGCCGGCATGCTCACCGACACCCAGGCGGCGCGGTTGGCCGAAGCCGGTCTCACCGCTTACAACCACAACCTCGACACCAGCCCCGAGCACTACGGGCAGATCATCAGCACGCGCAGCTACCAGGAGCGGCTCGAAACCCTGGGCCGCGTGCGCGCCGCCGGCATTGACCTCTGCTGCGGCGGCATCATCGGCCTGGGGGAATCGGTGCGGGACCGCGCCGGCCTGCTGCAGGTGCTCTCAAATCTGGATCCCCACCCCGAGAGCGTGCCGATCAACGGCCTGGTGGCGGTGGAGGGCACCCCCCTGGAGGATCAGGCCTCCTTTGATCCCCTCGATCTGGTGCGCATGGTCGCCACCGCCCGGATCCTGATGCCCTTCAGCCGCGTGCGACTCAGCGCCGGGCGCGAGCAGATGAACCGGGAGGCCCAGCTGCTGTGCCTGTTGGCGGGGGCCGATTCGATCTTCTACGGCGACACCCTGCTCACCACCAGCAACCCCGCCGTGGAAGCCGATCGGGAACTGCTGGCCGCTGCGGGGGTGAAGACCCTGGAGGTGCCCCCTGGCTGA
- a CDS encoding rhodanese-related sulfurtransferase codes for MLSAAPAAQQVTAFYRFGALNAGVLSALREQLQQLGRAKGVLGTVLLAPEGVNGTISGEPEAVEALLRALRSGTGLAELELKTSWSTVASFQRLKVRLKREIVTLGIEGLDPAQGAGTNVPPEAWNELIDDPTTLVIDTRNAYEVAIGSFDGAIDPGTESFRDFPAWVEQELRPLVAERQPERLALFCTGGIRCEKATTYLRQQGFEGVHQLQGGILRYLQDTPEARSRWHGECYVFDRRVALNHRLQPGTHSQCHACGLPLGPEDRALESYVVGVSCRHCLSRFSHSDRQRFAERQRQLERKRQRSARVEP; via the coding sequence CTGTTGAGCGCAGCGCCAGCGGCCCAGCAGGTGACGGCCTTCTACCGCTTCGGTGCCCTGAACGCTGGAGTCCTGTCGGCCCTGCGCGAGCAGCTGCAGCAGCTGGGCCGCGCCAAAGGCGTGCTCGGCACGGTGCTGTTGGCCCCAGAGGGGGTGAACGGCACGATCAGCGGTGAGCCGGAGGCGGTGGAGGCCCTGCTGAGAGCACTCCGATCGGGCACCGGCCTGGCGGAGCTGGAGCTGAAGACCAGCTGGAGCACCGTGGCCAGCTTCCAGCGGCTCAAGGTGCGCCTGAAGCGCGAGATCGTGACCCTCGGCATCGAGGGGCTCGACCCAGCCCAGGGCGCGGGCACCAACGTGCCGCCGGAAGCCTGGAATGAGCTGATCGACGATCCCACCACCTTGGTGATCGACACCCGCAACGCCTATGAGGTGGCGATCGGCAGTTTCGACGGGGCGATCGATCCCGGCACCGAAAGCTTCCGCGACTTTCCCGCCTGGGTGGAGCAGGAGCTACGCCCCCTGGTGGCCGAGCGCCAGCCCGAGCGCCTGGCGCTCTTCTGCACCGGCGGCATCCGCTGCGAGAAGGCCACCACCTACCTGCGCCAGCAGGGTTTTGAGGGGGTGCACCAGCTGCAGGGCGGCATCCTGCGCTACCTGCAAGACACCCCCGAAGCCCGCAGCCGCTGGCACGGCGAGTGCTACGTGTTCGATCGGCGTGTGGCCCTCAACCACCGTCTCCAGCCCGGCACCCACAGCCAATGCCATGCCTGCGGGCTGCCCCTGGGCCCGGAGGATCGCGCCCTGGAGAGCTACGTGGTGGGGGTGAGCTGCCGCCATTGCCTCAGCCGCTTCAGCCACAGCGATCGCCAGCGGTTTGCCGAGCGCCAGCGACAGCTGGAGAGGAAGAGGCAGCGCAGCGCCCGGGTGGAGCCATGA